In Oncorhynchus kisutch isolate 150728-3 linkage group LG5, Okis_V2, whole genome shotgun sequence, a genomic segment contains:
- the LOC109875941 gene encoding retinoic acid receptor gamma-A-like isoform X2, translating to MFDCMEALAPRPLFDVSTQGACMLGKATPFFPGLDHFAWAGMASVQSVETQSTSSEEMVPSSPSPPPPPRIYKPCFVCQDKSSGYHYGVSSCEGCKGFFRRSIQKNMVYTCHRDKNCQINKVTRNRCQYCRLQKCFEVGMSKEAVRNDRNKKKKDVKEEVVLLESYELSGELEELVNKVSKAHKDTFPSLVQLGKYTTNSSADHRVQLDLGLWDKFSELSTKCIIKIVEFAKRLPGFTTLTIADQITLLKSACLDILMLRICTRYTPEQDTMTFSDGLTLNRTQMHNAGFGPLTELVFAFAGQLLPLEMDDTETGLLSAICLICGDRMDLEEPQKVDKLQEPLLEALKIYARRRRPNKPHMFPRMLMKVTDLRGISTKGAERAITLKMEIPGPMPPLIREMLENPEAFEDSSDSGDSASAPPAIQAIKKEREEKSLEEEDEDEEDEWGDEERERGADSDGEPWGEAAAAEAVSQKGATGRSQ from the exons ATGTTTGACTGTATGGAGGCTCTTGCCCCCCGGCCGCTCTTTGACGTATCCACTCAGGGGGCTTGCATGTTGGGCAAGGCCACCCCCTTCTTCCCTGGTCTGGACCACTTTGCCTGGGCTGGGATGGCCAGTGTTCAGT cAGTGGAGACCCAGAGCACCAGCTCTGAGGAGATGGTGCCCAGTtcaccctctccaccccctcctccccgcATTTACAAGCCCTGTTTCGTGTGCCAGGACAAGTCCTCTGGCTACCACTACGGGGTCAGCTCCTGTGAGGGCTGCAAG GGATTCTTCCGGCGCAGTATTCAGAAGAACATGGTGTATACCTGCCACCGAGACAAGAACTGTCAGATCAACAAGGTGACCCGTAATCGCTGTCAGTACTGCCGGCTGCAAAAGTGCTTTGAGGTTGGCATGTCCAAAGAAG CGGTGCGTAATGACAGgaacaagaagaagaaggatgtgaaggaggaggtggtgttGCTGGAGAGCTATGAGCTCAGTGGAGAACTGGAAGAGCTAGTCAACAAAGTCAGCAAGGCCCACAAAGATACCTTTCCCTCACTTGTCCAGCTGGGCAAATACACTaca AACTCCAGTGCAGACCACCGTGTACAGTTGGATCTGGGGCTGTGGGATAAGTTCAGTGAACTCTCCACCAAGTGCATCATCAAGATAGTGGAGTTTGCCAAGCGCCTGCCAGGCTTCACCACCCTCACCATCGCTGACCAGATCACTCTCCTCAAATCAGCCTGTCTGGATATACTG atgCTGAGGATCTGCACTCGCTACACTCCGGAGCAGGACACAATGACCTTCTCCGACGGGCTGACCCTTAACCGGACCCAGATGCACAACGCAGGCTTCGGCCCTCTCACAGAGCTGGTGTTTGCCTTTGCTGGCCAGCTGCTGCCTCTGGAGATGGACGACACAGAAACCGGCCTCCTCAGCGCCATCTGCTTGATCTGTGGAG ACCGTATGGACCTGGAGGAGCCCCAGAAGGTGGACAAGCTACAGGAACCCCTCCTGGAGGCCCTGAAAATCTACGCCCGCCGCAGACGCCCCAACAAGCCCCACATGTTCCCCCGCATGCTGATGAAGGTCACCGACCTCAGGGGCATCAGCACCAAGG GTGCTGAGAGAGCCATCACTCTGAAGATGGAGATCCCAGGCCCCATGCCTCCTCTGATCAGGGAGATGCTGGAGAACCCCGAGGCCTTTGAGGACAGCAGCGACTCTGGAGACAGCGCCTCCGCCCCCCCTGCCATCCAAGCCatcaagaaagagagggaggagaagagcctcgaggaggaagatgaggatgaggaggacgAGTGGGGggacgaggagagggagaggggggcggACAGCGATGGGGAGCCCTGGGGGGAGGCTGCAGCGGCAGAAGCGGTGTCCCAGAAAGGGGCAACTGGGAGATCCCAGTGA